In Kitasatospora sp. NBC_00240, the following are encoded in one genomic region:
- a CDS encoding ATP-binding protein: MLLSLVRPPDDETPDEFRLDLFLPALPQSVPAVRHLLRDLLAALGLEPDTACLLLTELLSNAVRLGGFPAVTLELRAKVVRITVADHVPGAVAVRRADPDDTSGRGLFLVEALADAWGVTDIGTYGKAIWATAAAVPVAA, from the coding sequence ATGCTGCTGTCCTTGGTGCGCCCGCCGGACGACGAGACCCCGGACGAGTTCCGGCTCGATCTCTTCCTGCCCGCGCTGCCGCAGTCGGTGCCGGCCGTGCGGCATCTCCTACGCGACCTGCTCGCGGCGCTCGGGCTGGAGCCGGACACGGCCTGCCTGTTGCTGACCGAGCTGCTGTCCAACGCCGTTCGGCTCGGCGGCTTCCCGGCCGTGACTCTCGAACTGCGGGCGAAGGTTGTCCGCATCACGGTGGCGGATCACGTCCCCGGAGCTGTCGCGGTGCGGAGAGCGGACCCCGACGACACCTCCGGTCGTGGGCTGTTCCTGGTCGAGGCCTTGGCCGACGCCTGGGGAGTGACGGACATCGGTACGTACGGCAAGGCGATCTGGGCCACCGCGGCGGCCGTGCCGGTCGCGGCCTGA
- a CDS encoding DUF397 domain-containing protein, which produces MSNWQKSSYSGNANECVEVRHVDGLVEVRESDNGDVVIRTTPQKWAKFLLGARDGEFDRYGDFSA; this is translated from the coding sequence ATGAGCAACTGGCAGAAGTCGTCCTACAGTGGAAATGCGAACGAGTGTGTCGAGGTGCGCCACGTCGACGGCTTGGTCGAGGTGCGCGAGTCCGACAACGGGGACGTCGTCATCCGAACCACGCCCCAGAAATGGGCGAAGTTTCTGCTCGGCGCCCGAGACGGCGAATTCGACCGTTACGGCGACTTCTCTGCCTAG
- a CDS encoding long-chain fatty acid--CoA ligase, producing the protein MFSTMQDVPLTVARILVHGSTVHGRSTVTTWDGTGPVTRTYAEVGARAAQLAHALRDELGVSGDDRVATLMWNNAEHLEAYLAVPSMGAVLHTLNLRLPGHQLSFIVNHAADRVVVVDGSLLPLLAAVLPQLNPTLQHIVVSGPGDRAVLAGFDGTVHDYEALIEGRPTDFPWRTDLDERQAAALCYTSGTTGDPKGVLYSHRSVYLHCLQVIAADSFGLTARDTALPVVPMFHVNAWGLPHTAFMSGANLLMPDRFLQPKPLAEMIDRIKPTVSAAVPTIWSGLLDELDAGDYDTSALRMVVIGGSACPPALMKAFQDRHGINVVHAWGMTETSPLGTFALPPAGLSTEQEWPYRLTQGLFPASVEARLAGPGGEFMPHDGVAAGELEVRGPWIAGAYYGGAGHDPERPDDKFAEDGWLRTGDVGTITADGYLTLTDRAKDVIKSGGEWISSVELENALMAHPEVAEAAVVAVPDEKWGERPLATVVLRPGATAGLPELRAFLAGRVASWQLPERWSIVEAVPKTSVGKFDKKVIRASYAADELDVTVLGK; encoded by the coding sequence GTGTTCAGCACCATGCAGGACGTACCGCTCACCGTCGCCCGGATCCTCGTGCACGGATCCACCGTCCACGGCCGCTCCACCGTCACCACCTGGGACGGCACCGGCCCGGTGACCCGCACGTACGCCGAGGTGGGGGCCCGCGCGGCCCAGCTCGCGCACGCCCTGCGCGACGAGCTCGGCGTGAGCGGCGACGACCGCGTGGCGACCCTGATGTGGAACAACGCCGAGCACCTGGAGGCCTACCTGGCCGTCCCCTCCATGGGCGCCGTACTGCACACCCTGAACCTCCGCCTGCCCGGGCACCAGCTGTCCTTCATCGTCAACCACGCCGCCGACCGGGTGGTCGTGGTGGACGGCAGCCTGCTGCCGCTGCTGGCGGCCGTGCTGCCGCAGCTGAACCCGACGCTCCAGCACATCGTGGTCAGCGGCCCCGGCGACCGCGCCGTGCTGGCCGGCTTCGACGGCACCGTCCACGACTACGAGGCGCTGATCGAGGGCCGCCCCACGGACTTCCCGTGGCGGACCGACCTGGACGAGCGCCAGGCCGCCGCGCTCTGCTACACCTCCGGCACCACCGGGGACCCGAAGGGTGTGCTCTACAGCCACCGCTCGGTCTACCTGCACTGCCTGCAGGTGATCGCCGCCGACAGCTTCGGGCTGACCGCCCGCGACACCGCGCTGCCGGTGGTGCCGATGTTCCACGTCAACGCCTGGGGCCTGCCGCACACCGCGTTCATGTCCGGTGCCAACCTGCTGATGCCGGACCGCTTCCTGCAGCCGAAGCCGCTCGCCGAGATGATCGACCGGATCAAGCCGACCGTCAGCGCCGCCGTCCCCACCATCTGGAGCGGCCTGCTCGACGAACTGGACGCCGGCGACTACGACACCTCCGCCCTGCGGATGGTCGTGATCGGCGGCTCGGCCTGCCCGCCCGCCCTGATGAAGGCCTTCCAGGACCGACACGGCATCAACGTGGTGCACGCCTGGGGCATGACCGAGACCTCGCCGCTCGGCACCTTCGCCCTCCCCCCGGCGGGCCTGAGCACCGAGCAGGAGTGGCCGTACCGGCTCACCCAGGGCCTCTTCCCCGCCTCCGTCGAGGCCAGGCTGGCCGGCCCGGGCGGGGAGTTCATGCCGCACGACGGCGTCGCCGCCGGCGAGCTGGAGGTCCGCGGCCCGTGGATCGCCGGCGCCTACTACGGCGGCGCGGGCCACGACCCGGAGCGGCCGGACGACAAGTTCGCCGAGGACGGCTGGCTGCGCACCGGTGACGTCGGCACCATCACCGCGGACGGCTACCTGACCCTGACCGACCGCGCCAAAGACGTGATCAAGTCCGGTGGGGAGTGGATCTCCTCGGTCGAGCTGGAGAACGCCCTGATGGCGCACCCGGAGGTGGCCGAGGCCGCGGTGGTGGCCGTCCCCGACGAGAAGTGGGGCGAGCGTCCGCTGGCCACCGTGGTGCTGCGCCCCGGCGCCACCGCCGGGCTGCCCGAGCTGCGGGCCTTCCTCGCCGGCCGGGTCGCCTCCTGGCAGCTGCCGGAGCGCTGGTCGATCGTCGAGGCCGTCCCGAAGACCTCGGTCGGCAAGTTCGACAAGAAGGTGATCAGGGCCTCGTACGCGGCCGACGAGCTGGACGTGACCGTCCTCGGCAAGTAG
- a CDS encoding helix-turn-helix transcriptional regulator gives MGIELRKMREFAGMTPQVMAAALGTDPPKISQMESGKAGISPDRLRSWASASKCTNQPLIDALAAMTQDRGKRWFDEYRGRLPAGFLNIAEMEYYADDERGLVAWATTYIPGLGQTGPYAGAVFARIRPPLPRHEVDARTAFRVQRQRVVLDGKPYTAYIHEAALRMQFGGPTVLREQLSSLLEDSERANVTIRAVPFDVDTFPGAGENLCVASGAVPELDTVQIDLTQGPQFIHAETELQTYRGMVSEMDMAALPPDTSRDFIHRIMKALKG, from the coding sequence GTGGGCATCGAGCTGCGCAAGATGCGCGAGTTTGCGGGAATGACGCCGCAGGTCATGGCTGCGGCTCTCGGCACTGATCCGCCCAAGATCAGCCAGATGGAATCAGGCAAGGCCGGAATCAGCCCGGACCGACTGCGCTCCTGGGCCTCCGCGAGCAAATGCACCAATCAGCCGCTGATCGACGCCCTTGCCGCCATGACCCAGGACCGAGGCAAGCGGTGGTTCGACGAGTACCGCGGCCGACTGCCCGCAGGATTTCTGAATATCGCCGAGATGGAATATTACGCGGACGACGAACGGGGGCTTGTTGCATGGGCAACGACCTACATTCCCGGACTAGGGCAGACGGGCCCGTACGCGGGCGCGGTGTTTGCTCGGATCCGGCCACCGCTTCCCCGGCATGAGGTCGACGCGCGAACTGCCTTCCGGGTGCAACGCCAACGAGTCGTGCTGGATGGGAAACCCTACACGGCGTACATCCACGAAGCCGCGCTACGAATGCAGTTCGGCGGCCCGACCGTGCTTCGCGAACAGCTCAGCAGCCTCCTGGAAGACTCCGAGCGTGCGAACGTCACCATCCGAGCCGTCCCGTTTGACGTAGACACGTTCCCGGGAGCGGGCGAGAACTTGTGCGTGGCATCCGGCGCGGTCCCAGAGCTCGACACCGTGCAAATTGACCTGACACAGGGCCCCCAGTTCATACACGCCGAGACTGAGCTGCAGACGTATCGCGGCATGGTATCGGAAATGGACATGGCGGCTTTGCCCCCGGACACCTCCCGCGACTTCATCCACAGGATCATGAAAGCCCTGAAAGGCTAG